From the genome of Geminocystis herdmanii PCC 6308, one region includes:
- a CDS encoding glycosyltransferase, with protein sequence MKKFIIIDHSLQDLQGHHFECSVSVAEASQRLNYEAIIIANKNFSSDFYPQNIKIISEFEVDWFNNSTQKLTNFQSKIKSLINILDDFNLDNFLHKYRQKIDYQLFKLKLTQPKSRVLLEKIEGSLFRLIQWIKEDIKLLKFVPLSHTIWGILKIILGVIKFSFKVINKSVKKILLKFIKISHKTFEESLENTLNNLQVTLDDHIFIHTLGIEQLEELLYLLQKQNLAKIPQYHIMLRRDIDDSLVKNAQGIGIKACLNQFYQCQFSSSKVRFYTDTPQLVDRYNSLSPIEFIEIPVPFRQEKLSQNLPTEKENQPLHLVYLGDARIEKGYLHLPNIIKDLWTDYLITKKLRITIQSNFNINSGEKGILSSRLILEQYPESMVKIIKNAMTTEEYYQLLMSADLLVIPYDNKSYRHRTSGVLTESLAAGKPVIVPANTWLASQIDDTRGEVYTYPQEISQKIIKVINNIEEYQKNAQAFSLNWCKKHSPDSLMNRLFSPSSFQQNLTNNHQDIISQSTINHHHSFLFIIQLDRILQLDITGQIILSHLEYLTGCNSKIFVIIYSLTSPLIAENDDLFSKAKEILASYNLQQIWLIKIADSPQFIPSLDKEKYFRDCHNSQQSLTRNLVDINSLSIPESLVNYLQNQEINNIFLDSISSQILVNKLGLTHLSITCQVSQLESYQYAIENNQEIDLQELKQEFSLFNQVKVILVNHQYLTEKIINQYPTLKAYTLPHFYPLNSAKNTIHHSKIINLLWGHNQAQYYQIMSDIFMVNHDGEMLDRKTALSDRTPDKISKNIAILYPWGDILERKAGASQRVGLLIDYLQENNNHIWLFTTGEEKELLLDNIRYTFYEQNSDNFDNLNQTDEENLRENSDIITQDWRWKMYHQFDNDYKFKTWLENIVDWADIVILEYPFWGKVVSKICTQKQVKLIITAHDILCKQVSPNTDIYQTLLTEEINSLKQANYVISVAEKDKEFLEEWGINSQVIPNPVNLNIAQQNIVINHKQQWFNLYPWLTENYCLFVGSGHFPNLEAVKEIKNLASIYQEKQYNPPCKFVVIGNCCPPENQDNFIALGKVESELLTLVYQQAKLVIVPLLSGTGSSLKIAEAMSFSKVIIGTNIAFRGYNIEHKINGIIEDNLRLYPDSIEQILKDDNLLKSMSENAKIFAKKYDYRVLYQDYLNLINHELDK encoded by the coding sequence GTGAAAAAATTTATTATCATTGATCATTCTTTACAAGATTTACAAGGACATCATTTTGAATGTAGCGTATCTGTTGCAGAAGCATCTCAAAGATTAAACTATGAAGCGATTATTATTGCTAATAAAAATTTTTCTTCGGATTTTTACCCACAAAATATTAAAATTATTTCTGAATTTGAAGTTGATTGGTTTAATAATTCTACCCAAAAATTAACTAATTTTCAAAGTAAAATTAAGAGTTTAATTAATATTTTAGATGACTTTAATTTAGATAATTTTCTACATAAATATCGACAAAAAATTGATTATCAACTATTTAAACTTAAATTAACTCAGCCTAAAAGTAGAGTCTTATTAGAAAAAATTGAAGGTAGTTTATTTAGGTTAATTCAATGGATAAAAGAAGATATTAAGTTACTAAAATTTGTTCCTTTAAGTCATACCATCTGGGGCATATTAAAAATTATTTTAGGAGTCATTAAATTTTCGTTTAAGGTAATTAATAAAAGTGTTAAAAAAATATTATTAAAATTTATTAAAATCAGTCATAAAACCTTTGAAGAATCCTTAGAAAATACTCTTAATAATTTACAAGTAACCCTCGATGATCATATTTTTATTCATACTTTAGGTATCGAACAATTAGAAGAATTATTATACTTATTACAAAAGCAAAATCTCGCCAAGATACCGCAATATCATATTATGTTGAGACGAGATATTGACGATTCTCTCGTCAAAAATGCTCAGGGTATAGGCATTAAAGCCTGTTTAAATCAATTTTATCAGTGTCAATTTTCCTCTAGTAAAGTGAGATTTTATACCGATACTCCTCAATTAGTCGATCGATATAATAGTTTATCACCGATTGAGTTTATCGAAATACCTGTACCTTTTAGACAAGAAAAATTATCGCAAAATTTACCTACAGAGAAAGAAAATCAACCCTTACATTTAGTTTATTTAGGAGATGCAAGAATTGAAAAAGGTTACTTACATTTACCGAATATAATTAAAGATTTATGGACAGATTATTTAATCACGAAAAAACTAAGAATCACTATTCAATCTAACTTTAATATTAATAGTGGTGAAAAAGGAATTTTAAGCAGTAGATTAATCCTCGAACAATATCCCGAAAGTATGGTAAAAATCATTAAAAATGCCATGACAACGGAGGAATATTATCAACTATTAATGAGTGCAGATTTGTTAGTTATTCCCTATGATAATAAGAGTTATCGTCATCGCACTTCGGGAGTTTTAACGGAATCTTTAGCGGCAGGAAAGCCTGTAATTGTACCTGCAAATACTTGGTTAGCTAGTCAAATTGACGACACAAGGGGAGAAGTTTATACCTATCCTCAAGAGATTAGTCAAAAAATTATCAAGGTGATTAATAATATTGAAGAATATCAAAAAAATGCTCAAGCATTTAGTCTTAATTGGTGTAAAAAACATTCCCCTGATAGTTTGATGAATCGCTTATTTTCTCCCTCTAGTTTTCAGCAGAATTTAACTAATAATCATCAAGATATAATTTCTCAATCTACTATCAATCATCACCATAGTTTTTTATTTATTATACAGCTCGATCGAATTTTACAACTGGATATAACAGGGCAAATTATCCTCAGTCATTTAGAGTATTTAACAGGGTGTAATAGTAAAATTTTTGTGATTATTTATTCTTTAACATCACCATTGATAGCAGAAAATGATGATTTATTTAGCAAAGCAAAGGAGATTTTAGCTAGTTATAATTTACAACAAATTTGGTTGATAAAAATAGCAGATTCTCCTCAATTTATTCCCAGTTTAGACAAAGAAAAATATTTCCGTGATTGTCATAATAGTCAACAAAGTTTAACCAGAAATTTAGTTGATATAAATAGTTTATCTATTCCTGAGAGTTTAGTTAATTATCTACAGAATCAGGAAATAAATAATATTTTCTTAGATAGCATTTCTAGTCAAATTTTAGTTAACAAATTAGGATTAACTCATCTTTCTATTACTTGTCAAGTGTCACAATTAGAATCTTATCAGTATGCCATAGAAAATAATCAAGAAATTGACTTACAGGAGTTAAAACAAGAGTTTAGTTTATTTAATCAAGTAAAAGTTATTTTAGTTAATCATCAATATTTAACTGAAAAAATTATTAATCAATATCCCACTTTAAAAGCCTATACTTTACCTCATTTTTATCCTCTTAATTCTGCCAAAAATACTATTCATCATAGTAAAATTATTAATTTACTTTGGGGACATAATCAAGCTCAATATTATCAGATAATGAGTGATATTTTTATGGTAAATCATGATGGGGAAATGCTCGATCGTAAAACGGCGCTGAGCGATCGAACTCCTGATAAAATAAGTAAAAACATTGCTATTTTATACCCTTGGGGAGACATTTTAGAACGAAAAGCAGGAGCAAGTCAAAGGGTAGGGTTATTAATTGATTATTTACAAGAAAATAATAATCATATCTGGTTATTTACTACAGGAGAAGAAAAAGAGTTATTATTAGATAATATTCGTTATACTTTTTATGAGCAAAATTCGGATAACTTCGACAACCTCAATCAAACTGATGAAGAAAACTTAAGAGAAAATAGCGATATTATTACTCAAGATTGGCGTTGGAAAATGTATCATCAATTTGATAATGATTATAAGTTTAAAACTTGGCTAGAAAATATAGTCGATTGGGCAGATATAGTTATTTTAGAATATCCTTTTTGGGGGAAAGTTGTCAGTAAAATCTGTACTCAAAAACAAGTTAAATTAATTATCACTGCCCATGATATTTTATGCAAACAAGTATCCCCTAATACCGATATTTATCAAACTTTATTAACAGAAGAAATTAACAGCTTAAAACAAGCTAATTATGTTATTAGTGTTGCCGAAAAAGACAAAGAATTTTTAGAAGAATGGGGCATAAATAGTCAAGTTATTCCTAATCCTGTTAACCTTAATATTGCTCAACAAAATATAGTTATTAATCATAAACAACAATGGTTTAACTTGTATCCTTGGTTGACAGAAAATTACTGTTTATTTGTGGGTAGTGGACATTTTCCGAATCTGGAAGCGGTGAAAGAAATAAAAAATCTTGCCTCCATATATCAAGAAAAACAATACAATCCTCCTTGTAAATTTGTTGTGATTGGTAATTGTTGCCCTCCTGAAAATCAAGATAATTTTATCGCTTTAGGGAAGGTAGAATCAGAATTATTGACATTAGTTTATCAACAAGCTAAATTAGTTATTGTACCATTATTATCGGGTACTGGTTCATCTTTAAAAATTGCTGAAGCCATGAGTTTTAGTAAAGTAATTATCGGTACAAATATTGCTTTTCGTGGTTATAATATTGAGCATAAAATTAATGGTATTATTGAAGATAATTTAAGACTTTATCCCGATTCGATCGAGCAAATATTAAAAGACGATAATCTATTAAAATCTATGAGTGAAAATGCGAAAATTTTTGCTAAAAAATATGATTATAGAGTTTTATATCAAGATTATTTAAACTTAATTAATCACGAGTTAGATAAGTAA